TTTTTGTTTCGAAGTTCGCAGCTGCCGCCGGCCGCTCAGTTAAAGGAATCGTTATGTCTAGATCAGTTCTCGCCGTATTGACGGCCATCATTTTTCTTGCGGGTATAAACGTCTATTCAGCATCGGCATCTGCCGATCTGTGGCGTGAGGTCAGTGCCGAATCGCTCGTCCGCGGCCCGGCCCGCAACGCTCCGCGGCCCAAGGAATTCCGGACGTTCGCACTCGACGTTAATGCGATGCGGTCCGCTCTATCACAGGCTCCGCAGGAGTTTGCGAATGACGGCGAAGAAATGATCATCACTCTGCCGATGCCGGACGGTTCGCTGCAGCGTTTTCGTGTTTATCATTCACTGATCGTAGAGCCCGGACTGCTGAAGAAATTCCCCGAGCTTGGCGAGACTTACACGGGACAAGGCATCGACGATCCAACCGCAACCGTACGCTTTGACTATCTGCCAAAGGGCTTTCACGCCATGGTCATTTCGACCGAAGGCACGAAAATGATCGATCCATACGCTGATGGTGACGACCGGCACTACATCGTTTACGACAAGAGCGAGTTTCCGCGCCTTAACTCCTTCTTTTGCGAGGTCGGGACCAACCGCGACAAACTGAATTTCGACATCGATATCGACCATTCAGCGTATCTGCCGACATTCTCGCCGGAGGTCATCTCCGGAACTCAGCTGCGTCAATATCGGCTGGCGCTCGCAGGAACTTGGGAATACTGCAACGTCGCCGGCAGCAACACTGTTGCGGGCTGCCTTGCGGCTCAGGTGACGATCATGAACCGCGTCAACCAGATCTATGAGCGCGATGTCGCTATCCGTATGAACATCATCGCCAACAACGATCTGATCGTTTTTGCGGGCAACAATACCGGCTGCCCTGTCGGAACCGGCGGCGCGAACTGCACGTCGGGCAACGACCCCTACACGAATAATGACGGATTTGCGATGCTGAGCCAGAACCAGAGCGCCGTCAACACTGTGATCGGAACTGCAAATTACGACATAGGTCACGTATTCTCGACGGGCGGCGGCGGAGTCGCTACGCTGAACAGCCCCTGCGGCGGCAGTAAGGCACAGGGCGTTACCGGCTTGCCGAGTCCTTTCGGTGACCCGTTCGCCATCGACTATGTCGCTCATGAAATGGGCCACCAATGGGGATCGAACCACACGTTCAATGCAAATACCGGCGGTTGCGGCGGCAATCGATCGAATACGAACTCTTTCGAGCCCGGCAGCGGCATTACGATAATGGGCTATGCGGGGCTTTGCGACGCTCAGGATCTAGCGTTCAACAGCATTGCGTCGTTCCACGTCCGCAGTGTTGAGGTCATCGTCGCATTTAGCCAAGTTGGCAACGGCAACACCTGCGCTCAGACTTCGGCTACGGGCAACACGCCGCCGACGGTCACGGTGCCGGCAGGAACAACATTCAATATTCCAAAACAGTCGCCTTTCACGCTTACAGCGAGCGCGACGGATGTGAATGGCGACACGCTGACCTACGATTGGCAGCAGTACAATGCCGGCGGATCTGCAGGCGCGGCGTCCACGACGCCAAATTCCGACGCCGACGGTATCCCGCGGCCTCTTTTCCGCAATTATCTGCCGACCACAAATCCTACGCGGCACTTCCCGTCGCTTGGTTTTATCAGAAATAACGCCAACGTTCCGCCGACGTTCACTAGCGGTGTGCTGACCGGCGAGCTCATGTCCGCGATCACGCGAACCATGACCTTTCAGGTGCTGGTTCGTGACAATCGCGCGGGCGGCGGCGGTGTAAATACCGCCACGGTATCGGTAAATGTTGACGGCAACAGCGGTCCTTTTGCGGTCACGGCACCGAATACGAACGTGACATTCGACGGCAATTCGACTCAGACCGTGACATGGAACGTAGCAGGCTCGAATGCAGCCCCTGTCAATGCCGCGAACGTGCGAATACTGTTCTCGAACGACGCTGGGCTGACATTCCCGACCGTGCTGGTCAACAGCACGCCTAACGACGGCAGTGAATCGATTACCATCCCGAATGTTGCAACCTCGCAGGGCCGCATCAAGGTGGAAGCTGTCGACAATATCTTTTGGGATATGTCGAATGTGAACTTTACAGTTAACCAGGTCGCGGCAAACGCTTCGATCTCAGGGCAGGTGTTCACGGCAGGCGGAGCCTCACTTCGCAATGCGGTGGTCACGCTCAGCAACGGCGGCGGCGTGGTTCGCCGCGTGACGACCAGCACGTTCGGCTTTTATCTGATGGAGGACGTTCCGACGGGGCCCTACACTATCTCAGTAGCGTCGCGGCTATTCCGGTTCACGCCGCAAAATCTGAACGTAAGCGGAAATATATCGGGATTGAATTTCACCGGACAAGAATAAAGAAAGAGCCCGCGGGCTCTTAAATTAATAGCACGAATGAGAGTGGACGCGTTGAATTGCGGCCTTCACATTCGTGCTATTTCTTAATTATATGCGGCTGGCCTTTTCTTACAGCTTCGCTCTAAAAAGGGTCTATTTGTATATGTTCGAAACAAATGTCCCGCCGATGAATTTGTCCGGATCGATCTGGCTCTGCAGAACGACGCCCTTGTAATTTCCGGTCAGCAGCATCATCGCCGATTCGCACAGCGGTGCGGCGGTCGTTGTTTGGATCGCTCGCAGGTGCTTGCCGTTGATCTCGAGAGGTTCGACGAAATAAGCCTTTTCGAGCATTCGCCGGACGCCTTTATCGTCAAATCCGTCAACCGATGCATGGAGCACGACCAGGTCGTCCTCGACCGAAGGTATCGCCTGCTGCATCATCGTCTGCAGAGCGTCGGGCATTCCGTCGCCACGCGGCAGTGTCTCGATGATCGATTGCACCCAATCATAATGGCCGGGATAACGCAGCGTCTTGTATTCAAGGTCGCGAGCCTTGCCCTCAAAGAATTCCGGCAGGTCGGCAGCTCCGCCCGACGTAATGTCCGCTTCATAGGTCCGCGCACCGATGACGATCGTCTCGCGAGCGGTCAACGCGGGGCGCTCGGCGATCTTGTAATCGCGGATCACGCGGCTGTCTTTCACATATTCCGTCGCCACGCCGATCGGCGACCATGTGAATCCGTAAAAGTGCGGCTCATGTGCATGTGCGGTCAACGCACCGACCTTCATCGCGACGCGCTCGACCTTTTCGTTGTTGTATTTCGCAACAAACTCGCGATATAACGCCATCGCCTGAACGTTGATAAAGCCCGGAGCCAAGCCCGTTTGCAGGATGAATCCGGTCTCGGCGTCTTTCGCGAGCTCCATTATCTCGTCGGTTTCGGCGACGTATTCGGTCAGGTTCGCGTAATGAATTTTATGATCGCGAGCATACCGAGCCATCCGCGGCGCCTGCCCGCCCGGCGAACAATCGAGCAGGACGTCAGCACGATCGAAAGCCGCGATCATCTCGTCCGACTCGCCGTCTCGCGGCATCAAAACCGTCTCGACAGCCGTCGTCTTATCCGAACCCGAGGTGACGGATTCTTTCGCCTTCGCCAAATTCCCTTCGCTGATATCGCCCAAAATAAGCGTCAGATCAAACTCGCTCCACTCACGCAGCAATAGCGCAGCGGCCTCACCGATCCCGCCGGAACCGGCGATGAAAATTGTTTTTGTCATAATGGAAAGTAACTAGTCCAACGAAGAAGAACTATTCTACAATCACGAGGCGAACATTTCCAATCAGCGAGATATTAAAACAAAACGAACGAGCCGACATTCAACGAATGACAGCAGATCCAGTCTCCCACTCGTCAATCGAGTGAAATTCCTCAGCATTTACGATAATCTCTCCGATATCAAGTCGGGGTCACGTCGGGTATCAAGCACCGCCTGTACAAAGACCGCGTCGTCCTCAATGGTGTAATAGATGGCGTATGGAAAATGTGCCGTGATCTTTCGAAAATAAATATTGAAGTGAACTTCGTGAATACCAGCAAAGATCGTTAGCGACCTTATCTCCGCAAAGATCGTTGTCTCAAAATATTCACCGAGCCCAACGGCCTGAGCTTCGTAGAATTAGAAACCATCCGCAATATCGTCGGCGGCAGATTCGGTGATGACGATGTTCATTGTCTGCCGGTCTTTTCACGAATTCTTTGTTCAGCGTCGGCGAGGCTTATGAACTTGTCGCGTCCCACCGCAATGTCTGCGGCACGTTTAGCCAGAACATCGCCGTGCCAGCCGATCACCGGGACGTCGGCGCTGTTTCGCGACAGATCGTCCATTATGCGATCGACGACGTCCATCTTTTCAGCGACGGTCATTTTGTCGAGAGGCAATACAACTTCCGTGTTCATGGGCAAATTTTAGCACCTAACTATTCAATATTAAAATACTTCGCGTCAGGGTGATGGATGATGATCGCCGACGTTGATCGTTCGGGTTCGAATTGGAATTCTTCGGTCGATTCGTCGCGTCTCGTTAGATCAGGGAAGTTGCGATCACTCAATGCAGTGTGAGCATTCCGGCACGCTCGTCCGCTATCAGATTTGAAATGGCATCACGATTTTCAATTAGAATTGTTGCGATCGTTGTAGTCTTACAATTTCCGCGACGGATCCAGATCAGCTTAGGCGGGAATCCGCGAAGCACTGAAATATCGCCGAAATCCGCATCTTTGGTCACAATGATAAGGTCATTCTCTTTTGCGTATTCCCAGATCTTCGGATCGTCGGCCCTGTCCAATCCGAGTAGAAAGACATGTTCAGAACCCGAAAAATGATCTGCCAATATGTCGATCAACTTTGGTGAAAGGTTGTGGTCAAAAAGAAGTCGCATCGACCTAGGCAAAGAGAAGGCTCTTCTCGCGGTCCGCTGCAAACGCCAAACACGCAGATATATCTTCGTGAGTCAGATACGGAAAATCTTCGAGGATCTCGGCTTCGGTCATACCTGATGCAAGGTATTCCAAAACGTCATAGACGGTTATTCGCATTCCACGAATACACGGCTTTCCCCCACGTTTATTGGGTTCGATCGTGATGATGTCCTTATAGCTCATAGCCGAATATTACCACAACCACCTACTCGATATTAAAATACTTTGCTTCCGGATGATGGATGATTATCGCTGACGTTGATTGTTCGGGTTCGAGCATGAATTCGTCCGTGAGTTCAACGCCGATGCGTTCGGGTTTGAGCAGTTCGAACAGTTTTGTTTGGTCCTCGATACGCGGGCACGCGGGGTAGCCGAACGAGAATCGCGAGCCTTGATAGCCCTGGTGAAACAGTTTTGCCATCTCCGGAGCGTCCGCGTCGGCGATGCCGAGTTCCTCGCGGACGCGTTTGTGCCACATTTCGGCGAGGGCCTCAGCCGATTCGACCGAGAGGCCGTGAAACAGCAGATAATCTTGATAATTATCCGCTTTGAAAAGCTCAGCCGAATGTTCGCTCGCCCGTCGTCCCATCGTCACAAGCTGAAACGCCACAACATCGGTAACGCCGCCGACGGGGGCAAAGAAATCCGCCAGGCACAGGTTCTTACCGCCGCGTTGCTCGATGGGTTGCCGCGGGAAATTGAACCGCATACGCTCGGTCTTTAGGTCATCGTCCCAGATAATTAGGTCGTTTCCGTCAGAATTACAAGGAAAATAGCCGTAAACGAGCTTTGCTTCGAGCAGTTTCTCGCGGATCGCTTTGGTCTTGATCTCTTCGTATTTCGGCAGGATCGTCGAACGCCGCAGTTCTTCGTATTCCTCTGCCGACGACTTCCCTTGCTTGTACTGCCACTGCCCCTTGAACAAAGCC
This sequence is a window from Acidobacteriota bacterium. Protein-coding genes within it:
- a CDS encoding carboxypeptidase regulatory-like domain-containing protein translates to MSRSVLAVLTAIIFLAGINVYSASASADLWREVSAESLVRGPARNAPRPKEFRTFALDVNAMRSALSQAPQEFANDGEEMIITLPMPDGSLQRFRVYHSLIVEPGLLKKFPELGETYTGQGIDDPTATVRFDYLPKGFHAMVISTEGTKMIDPYADGDDRHYIVYDKSEFPRLNSFFCEVGTNRDKLNFDIDIDHSAYLPTFSPEVISGTQLRQYRLALAGTWEYCNVAGSNTVAGCLAAQVTIMNRVNQIYERDVAIRMNIIANNDLIVFAGNNTGCPVGTGGANCTSGNDPYTNNDGFAMLSQNQSAVNTVIGTANYDIGHVFSTGGGGVATLNSPCGGSKAQGVTGLPSPFGDPFAIDYVAHEMGHQWGSNHTFNANTGGCGGNRSNTNSFEPGSGITIMGYAGLCDAQDLAFNSIASFHVRSVEVIVAFSQVGNGNTCAQTSATGNTPPTVTVPAGTTFNIPKQSPFTLTASATDVNGDTLTYDWQQYNAGGSAGAASTTPNSDADGIPRPLFRNYLPTTNPTRHFPSLGFIRNNANVPPTFTSGVLTGELMSAITRTMTFQVLVRDNRAGGGGVNTATVSVNVDGNSGPFAVTAPNTNVTFDGNSTQTVTWNVAGSNAAPVNAANVRILFSNDAGLTFPTVLVNSTPNDGSESITIPNVATSQGRIKVEAVDNIFWDMSNVNFTVNQVAANASISGQVFTAGGASLRNAVVTLSNGGGVVRRVTTSTFGFYLMEDVPTGPYTISVASRLFRFTPQNLNVSGNISGLNFTGQE
- a CDS encoding saccharopine dehydrogenase NADP-binding domain-containing protein is translated as MTKTIFIAGSGGIGEAAALLLREWSEFDLTLILGDISEGNLAKAKESVTSGSDKTTAVETVLMPRDGESDEMIAAFDRADVLLDCSPGGQAPRMARYARDHKIHYANLTEYVAETDEIMELAKDAETGFILQTGLAPGFINVQAMALYREFVAKYNNEKVERVAMKVGALTAHAHEPHFYGFTWSPIGVATEYVKDSRVIRDYKIAERPALTARETIVIGARTYEADITSGGAADLPEFFEGKARDLEYKTLRYPGHYDWVQSIIETLPRGDGMPDALQTMMQQAIPSVEDDLVVLHASVDGFDDKGVRRMLEKAYFVEPLEINGKHLRAIQTTTAAPLCESAMMLLTGNYKGVVLQSQIDPDKFIGGTFVSNIYK
- a CDS encoding addiction module protein; translation: MNTEVVLPLDKMTVAEKMDVVDRIMDDLSRNSADVPVIGWHGDVLAKRAADIAVGRDKFISLADAEQRIREKTGRQ
- a CDS encoding DUF5615 family PIN-like protein encodes the protein MRLLFDHNLSPKLIDILADHFSGSEHVFLLGLDRADDPKIWEYAKENDLIIVTKDADFGDISVLRGFPPKLIWIRRGNCKTTTIATILIENRDAISNLIADERAGMLTLH
- a CDS encoding DUF433 domain-containing protein; this encodes MSYKDIITIEPNKRGGKPCIRGMRITVYDVLEYLASGMTEAEILEDFPYLTHEDISACLAFAADREKSLLFA